The Pseudomonas bijieensis DNA window GCCGCGTGGAAGTGGACTATATCGCCGAACGCCTCAAGGGGAACGGAACGCTGCTAGAGATCCGTGGTATTGCCGGCGATGCCACCGATAAAAACATCAGCGACGGCATTCGCAAGGCTGCCAGCGACTATCCGGGCCTGAAGTTCGCCAAGACCGTGTACGGGAACTGGACGGCTTCCGTGGCACGCAAGGAGGTGGCGCTGGCGCTGCCGTCGCTGCCCACCATCGATGCGGTCGCTACTCAAGGGGGCGACGGTTATGGCGCGGCCATGGCGTTCAAGGCGGCGGGACGCCCTTTACCGATCATCGTGATGGGGAACCGTCAGGACGAACTCGCCCTGTGGAAACAGGAGCGCGATGCCAATGGCTATGAGACCGTCTCCGTTTCCGCCTCACCGAGCGTCTCCCAGGTGGGCTTCTGGGTGGCCCAGCAGATCCTGGCGGGCAAGCAAGTGCCGAAGTTCGTCGAGGTGCCGCTGGTACGTATCGATGGGAAAGACCTGGACGCCTGGCTCGCAACGATGCCGGTGGGCGGCGCCGCCAATCCGTTCTACAGCCAGGCTTCTGTGGCGGCGATGATCGACGCGGCCATCAACAAAACCGCGCCGCCGGCGCCTTTGCCGGAGGTTACGAAGCAGTAGTGGCGGGGCGGGGAGCGAGGAGGCGAGGCGCGATGTTGACATTCAAGCCAGTCAGGGACAGGCCCATTGCCGTCAAAATTGGCCTGGCGGTCGCCGCACTGGTGTTCCTGATGCTGGCGGTATCGCTCGTGAACCTCTACGGCCTGCGCGGCATGGTACGTGCGGTGGATTCTTCCAGCCATTCCGCGGAAATTCTGGCGTCGGTCAACGGGGCCACCGGGCGGGTGGAAAACTTCATCGCCACCCGCGACCAGGAAAGCCTGATCCAGGCCGAAGGCATGGTGGCGACGGCTATCGTCGGCCTCACCGCCATTCCGGTGGCAGAGGCGCAATCGCTCAAGGGCAGTCTGGAAAGGCTCGCCGCGGCGATCGCCGCCTTGCGGGCCGCGACTCTGACCATGGATGGCGAAACGGAGAACATGACAGCCAATTACGGTCGGATGCGCGAGGCGACGATTCTCGTCGAACAGGGTATCGCCAATGGACTGAAGGGGCTTGATGCCCGCACCGCTGAGCACGAGGCGCGGGTGAGCAACATGGAAAGCGCCCATCGCATCCTGGATATCCTGCGCAACGGCGAACGGATCATCACCACTAATGTGGCCAAGATGCTGGCGACTGGTGATGGGGCGGCCGCCACCG harbors:
- a CDS encoding ABC transporter substrate-binding protein, translating into MNTKPIRKILWRFAGCVTGLAMVAAHPAQAADGIASGPTASYSIAFSNSYAGSDFRKVMVRNWQEIAAQAQKDGLIREAPVVSANNSASEQAAHIQEMIVKGVNAIVVLAASDTALNGVIRDACNAGIVVVVMASLVTESCVYTVDYNWSAMGRVEVDYIAERLKGNGTLLEIRGIAGDATDKNISDGIRKAASDYPGLKFAKTVYGNWTASVARKEVALALPSLPTIDAVATQGGDGYGAAMAFKAAGRPLPIIVMGNRQDELALWKQERDANGYETVSVSASPSVSQVGFWVAQQILAGKQVPKFVEVPLVRIDGKDLDAWLATMPVGGAANPFYSQASVAAMIDAAINKTAPPAPLPEVTKQ